In the Flavobacterium acetivorans genome, one interval contains:
- a CDS encoding glycosyltransferase family 2 protein codes for MIIVCHLRDKITSVVSRDNQRIHFDYQGTIAKGLLLLAERFPNEKIVWCHADWVQNLDLDAIQSSFHHNKMMFSYSGISSNYFQSTIGYIEESPFIKINKKVSYPSWQMTSLVGVLHASLLLSVKDKIKADSNFDYYLNSLAKLCMPLGLFCYSEPKLLQGLEKVSIPQASMYTLFRFVRQHYKKRWTLLLVLNLIIYERRFPFGAFLYAGFFKNRNKNGINLDGIAVHSSLQVVERATIDVIIPTIGRKMYLYDVLCDLRKQRHLPKNVIIVEQNPLADSVSELDYLQTEDWPFVIKHSFTHQPGACNARNIALKQVDSEWVFLADDDIRFGDDLLEKVLINIFKYGVWVLTTSCLQLKEKQEYKIISQSTIFGSGNSFLKTDILKKVAFNENFEFGYGEDTDFGLQLRNSGTDIIYFPEIRILHLKASVGGFRVKPVLQWQNEVIQPKPSPTLMLYQIMHNTEEQILGYKLVLFIKLFKNSGWKNPIQFLYLYQKRWKVSLYWAKQLSK; via the coding sequence TTGATTATAGTTTGCCATTTAAGAGATAAAATCACCTCGGTGGTCAGCCGGGATAATCAACGAATCCATTTTGATTATCAGGGAACCATCGCTAAGGGTTTGCTTCTTTTGGCAGAACGGTTCCCCAATGAGAAAATTGTTTGGTGTCATGCAGACTGGGTTCAGAATTTAGATTTAGATGCGATACAAAGTAGCTTTCACCATAATAAAATGATGTTCTCTTACAGTGGAATTTCCAGTAATTATTTCCAAAGTACAATAGGTTATATAGAAGAATCCCCTTTTATAAAAATAAATAAAAAAGTATCTTATCCTAGTTGGCAGATGACCAGCTTGGTGGGTGTTTTACATGCTTCTTTGTTATTGTCGGTTAAAGACAAGATAAAAGCGGATTCCAATTTTGATTATTATCTGAACTCGCTGGCCAAGCTGTGTATGCCTTTGGGTTTGTTTTGTTATTCAGAGCCGAAACTTTTACAGGGATTAGAAAAAGTTTCAATTCCACAAGCATCTATGTATACCCTTTTTAGGTTTGTACGGCAGCATTATAAAAAAAGATGGACACTCCTTTTGGTATTGAATCTTATCATTTATGAGCGACGTTTTCCTTTTGGAGCCTTTCTCTACGCTGGATTTTTTAAGAACAGAAATAAAAACGGGATAAATCTGGATGGCATTGCGGTTCATTCTTCGTTACAAGTGGTTGAGCGGGCCACAATAGACGTGATTATTCCCACCATAGGGAGAAAAATGTATTTGTATGATGTTCTCTGTGATTTAAGAAAGCAACGCCATCTGCCCAAAAATGTCATTATAGTAGAACAGAATCCGTTGGCTGACAGTGTTTCTGAACTGGATTATTTGCAGACTGAAGATTGGCCTTTTGTAATTAAGCATAGTTTTACCCATCAGCCAGGAGCTTGTAATGCGAGGAATATTGCTTTGAAACAGGTAGACAGTGAATGGGTTTTTTTGGCGGATGATGATATTCGATTTGGAGATGATTTATTAGAAAAAGTGCTAATAAATATTTTCAAGTATGGGGTTTGGGTTTTAACAACTTCTTGTTTGCAATTAAAGGAAAAACAAGAGTATAAGATAATTAGTCAGTCGACTATATTTGGTTCTGGAAATAGTTTTTTAAAGACAGATATTCTCAAAAAAGTTGCTTTTAATGAGAATTTTGAATTTGGATATGGAGAAGACACTGATTTTGGATTGCAATTGCGTAACAGTGGAACCGACATAATTTATTTCCCGGAAATACGGATTCTGCACCTAAAAGCATCTGTAGGAGGTTTTAGAGTAAAGCCTGTGTTGCAATGGCAAAACGAGGTTATTCAGCCCAAGCCATCACCAACGTTGATGCTATATCAAATTATGCACAATACAGAAGAACAAATTTTGGGCTATAAATTAGTGTTGTTTATAAAGTTGTTTAAAAATTCGGGTTGGAAAAATCCAATACAATTTTTGTACTTATATCAAAAACGATGGAAAGTCAGTTTGTATTGGGCAAAACAATTAAGCAAATAA
- a CDS encoding UDP-glycosyltransferase, which produces MKKKVFVFLPDGVGLRNFAFSEFRDIGVQKGYEIVYWNNTVFSLQEELSYQEVKIENNKLHPLTSVFTRARKRIELNLFDRKYKETVYNTYNFPQSYQGFNSVFKSIFVDLLVFFGSNERGLQWVRDQIKKFERKNSKYEYCKLQLEQYQPDFVFCTNQRSSQGIAPLLAAQDLGIPTATFIFSWDNLPKATTLVETDYYFVWSAHMKNEILQYCPYAKTQNIFVTGTPQFESHFDKSLIKTRRLFFEENNLDANKKYICYSGDDSVTSPLDQYYLEDLAQSVIELNQQGYNLGILYRKCPVDFTSRYDAVLEKYKDVIAVVNPIWRPIGSNWNEIMPTKEDFAMQANVCEHSEFVVNIASSMVFDFVAHDKSCLFFDYEQPQLQKGIRDIGQNYKYIHFRSMPSKEAALWCTDKRELTTILKNILEAKLSSASEGKKWFETILGKAPTQASANIWQEINQIIK; this is translated from the coding sequence ATGAAAAAAAAAGTTTTTGTTTTTTTGCCAGACGGTGTTGGCTTGCGCAATTTTGCTTTTAGCGAGTTTAGGGATATTGGAGTCCAAAAAGGATACGAAATCGTTTATTGGAACAATACCGTTTTTTCTTTGCAAGAAGAACTAAGCTATCAAGAAGTAAAAATTGAGAATAATAAACTTCATCCGCTTACATCAGTATTTACAAGAGCCAGAAAAAGAATTGAACTGAATCTTTTTGACAGAAAATATAAGGAAACGGTTTATAATACGTACAATTTTCCGCAATCTTATCAAGGCTTTAATTCTGTTTTCAAAAGTATTTTTGTCGATTTATTAGTATTTTTCGGTTCTAATGAAAGAGGATTGCAATGGGTAAGAGACCAAATTAAAAAATTCGAAAGAAAAAATTCCAAATATGAGTATTGCAAATTACAATTGGAACAATATCAACCTGATTTTGTTTTTTGTACAAACCAGCGTTCCTCTCAAGGGATAGCTCCTCTGCTGGCTGCCCAAGATTTGGGAATTCCAACGGCCACTTTTATTTTTTCATGGGATAATTTGCCCAAGGCAACCACCTTAGTGGAAACCGATTATTATTTTGTTTGGAGTGCGCACATGAAAAACGAAATCCTTCAATATTGTCCTTATGCGAAAACACAAAATATTTTTGTCACGGGAACTCCGCAATTTGAAAGTCATTTTGACAAAAGCCTTATAAAAACGAGAAGGCTGTTTTTTGAAGAAAATAATTTGGATGCTAATAAAAAATACATCTGTTATTCGGGTGATGATAGTGTAACTTCTCCTTTGGACCAGTATTATTTGGAAGATTTGGCTCAATCCGTTATCGAATTGAATCAACAGGGGTATAATTTAGGGATATTGTATCGAAAATGCCCTGTTGATTTTACAAGTCGCTATGATGCTGTTTTAGAGAAATATAAGGATGTAATTGCTGTGGTTAATCCTATTTGGAGGCCCATAGGGAGCAATTGGAATGAAATTATGCCTACTAAAGAAGATTTTGCTATGCAAGCTAATGTATGTGAACATAGCGAATTTGTAGTCAATATTGCCTCTTCTATGGTGTTTGATTTTGTGGCCCATGATAAATCCTGTCTGTTTTTTGATTATGAACAACCCCAACTTCAGAAGGGAATCCGCGATATTGGACAAAATTATAAGTACATTCATTTTAGATCCATGCCTTCAAAAGAGGCTGCTTTGTGGTGTACTGACAAGAGGGAGCTGACTACAATCCTAAAAAACATTTTGGAGGCTAAACTTTCCAGTGCGTCAGAAGGAAAAAAATGGTTTGAGACTATTCTTGGAAAAGCACCCACCCAAGCTTCAGCTAATATTTGGCAAGAAATAAATCAAATTATAAAATAA
- a CDS encoding FkbM family methyltransferase codes for MLGIVVNIYFRLFDYEDSMFLLHHLKKNHLFIDIGANVGHYSLLAAGICESRVIAFEPIPSAFSKLKKNIDLNNLNGKVKIFNLGIGDENTFLNFTTNRDAMNSVAQEYDSEIIRVGVKTLDAILEGEKPTFLKIDVEGYEYFVLKGAKRVLANESLKYIIIELNFLSAKFGHTNQEIFELLTANDFVPIKYDAKKKNN; via the coding sequence ATGTTAGGAATAGTGGTGAATATTTATTTTAGACTTTTTGATTATGAAGATTCGATGTTTTTATTGCACCATCTAAAAAAGAATCATCTATTTATAGATATTGGCGCAAATGTTGGGCATTATTCATTGTTGGCAGCAGGTATTTGCGAATCGAGGGTTATAGCATTTGAGCCTATTCCTTCAGCTTTTTCTAAATTGAAAAAGAATATTGATTTGAATAATTTGAATGGAAAAGTTAAAATATTTAATCTAGGTATTGGAGATGAAAATACTTTTTTGAATTTTACAACGAATAGAGATGCCATGAATAGCGTTGCTCAAGAATATGATTCCGAAATTATAAGAGTTGGAGTTAAAACATTAGATGCTATTTTGGAAGGCGAAAAACCAACTTTTTTAAAAATAGATGTCGAAGGTTATGAGTATTTTGTGTTGAAAGGAGCGAAAAGGGTGCTTGCTAATGAAAGTCTCAAATACATTATTATTGAATTGAATTTTTTGTCGGCTAAATTTGGACATACAAATCAAGAGATATTTGAATTATTGACGGCTAATGATTTTGTTCCCATAAAGTATGATGCTAAAAAGAAAAATAATTAA
- a CDS encoding acylneuraminate cytidylyltransferase gives MKKTAIIPLRKDSKGIPGKNKKKMLGRPLFSWVLTEAIFSNLDEVVVFTNDTEIVAYVEREYHWTPKVKAMLRSEDNANDTASTESTMLEFSEKINNDYAILCLLQATSPLTLATDINAALDKISIEQYDAALTVVKTHRFTWNADGTAQNYNVFNRPRRQDFEGLLIENGAVYCTTKEGFLKSKNRVSGTIGLVEMPEEALMEIDSLSDWTIIENLLIERQKKSKSNQRIQYLVLDVDGVFTDGGIYYNEGGEFAKKFDMRDGMGLEILRQHNVEVVALTSENSKLVEQRMKKLQIANAFFGVKDKYSFLKHFLADKNTGFEAVAYVGDDVNDLANMCSSGWSFAPANATDSVKVHADILLNHNSADGAIREVCEWILKYNRRF, from the coding sequence ATGAAAAAAACAGCAATCATTCCCCTTCGCAAAGATTCAAAAGGAATTCCCGGAAAGAACAAAAAGAAAATGCTGGGACGTCCCTTATTTTCATGGGTTCTTACAGAAGCTATTTTCTCTAATTTGGATGAGGTAGTTGTATTTACCAATGATACGGAAATTGTAGCCTATGTGGAGCGGGAATACCATTGGACCCCCAAGGTAAAAGCCATGCTTCGTAGCGAAGACAATGCCAATGATACAGCTTCTACCGAGAGTACGATGCTGGAGTTTTCAGAAAAAATAAATAATGACTATGCCATTTTGTGTTTGCTTCAGGCTACTTCGCCTTTAACCTTAGCTACTGATATTAATGCTGCATTGGATAAAATTTCCATCGAGCAGTATGATGCCGCTTTGACCGTAGTCAAAACGCATCGTTTCACTTGGAATGCAGATGGGACAGCACAAAATTACAATGTGTTCAACAGGCCCAGAAGACAGGATTTTGAAGGTTTATTGATAGAAAATGGAGCGGTTTACTGTACAACGAAAGAAGGCTTTTTGAAATCCAAAAATCGGGTAAGCGGAACAATTGGGCTGGTAGAAATGCCTGAAGAAGCCTTAATGGAAATCGACAGTCTGTCTGATTGGACGATCATAGAAAATCTTTTGATAGAACGACAAAAAAAGAGTAAAAGTAATCAACGAATTCAATATTTGGTGTTGGATGTAGACGGCGTTTTTACTGATGGAGGCATTTATTATAATGAAGGAGGGGAGTTTGCCAAAAAGTTTGACATGCGTGATGGCATGGGGCTGGAAATTTTACGTCAGCATAATGTGGAAGTGGTGGCACTAACTTCTGAGAATTCCAAATTGGTGGAACAGCGAATGAAAAAGCTTCAAATAGCGAATGCTTTTTTTGGGGTTAAGGATAAATATTCTTTTTTGAAGCATTTTTTAGCCGATAAAAACACTGGATTTGAAGCGGTGGCTTATGTGGGAGACGATGTCAATGATTTGGCTAATATGTGTAGTTCCGGCTGGTCTTTTGCTCCTGCTAATGCCACCGACAGCGTTAAAGTTCATGCTGATATCTTACTAAACCATAATTCGGCCGATGGTGCGATAAGAGAGGTTTGTGAGTGGATTTTAAAGTATAATAGGAGATTTTGA
- a CDS encoding glycosyltransferase family 2 protein: MQFTLIICTYMRPKPLLQLLQSVQQQSWYPNEILVIDGSTNSATALVLEEQAFENLTYFRVPKEHRGLTRQRNYGIERLGENIEVVCFLDDDTELLPNYFEELIKTFKQNDLVSGVGGVAINENRWKPIEAHRKYNKHKYFQFEGFAYKEGQRNVLRNYLGLQSNVLPGKMPDYSHGRSCGFPLTAKIYEVDLLVGMSFAFRKKVFDSIRFSAYFEGYGLYEDADFSVRALEFGINVINTKVQLNHFHDESGRPDPYRYGKMVVRNGWYVWRVKNPNPKWKDQFKWHAITILLILVRFSNIVSTDKKKEAWSEALGRTVGWWSLFINKPQHTN, encoded by the coding sequence ATGCAATTTACTTTAATCATCTGTACTTATATGCGACCGAAACCCTTGCTTCAATTGCTGCAATCGGTTCAGCAGCAATCATGGTATCCAAATGAGATCCTAGTAATTGATGGATCAACAAATTCAGCTACAGCCTTGGTTTTGGAAGAGCAGGCATTCGAAAATTTGACTTATTTCCGGGTTCCAAAAGAGCATCGCGGCTTAACCAGGCAAAGAAATTACGGGATTGAAAGACTAGGCGAAAATATTGAGGTTGTTTGTTTTCTGGATGACGACACCGAATTGTTGCCTAATTATTTTGAAGAATTGATTAAAACATTCAAACAAAATGATTTAGTGTCAGGAGTAGGTGGGGTTGCGATTAATGAAAATAGATGGAAGCCAATTGAAGCACATAGAAAGTACAATAAACACAAGTATTTTCAATTTGAAGGATTTGCGTATAAGGAAGGACAGCGAAATGTGCTTCGTAATTATTTGGGTTTGCAGTCTAATGTTCTGCCAGGTAAGATGCCTGATTATTCTCATGGGAGAAGCTGTGGTTTTCCTTTAACTGCTAAAATCTATGAAGTAGATTTGTTGGTAGGGATGTCATTTGCATTTCGAAAAAAAGTTTTCGATTCTATTCGGTTTTCCGCTTATTTTGAAGGATATGGGCTGTATGAAGATGCTGATTTTAGTGTCAGAGCTTTAGAGTTTGGGATAAATGTAATTAATACTAAAGTACAGTTAAATCATTTTCATGATGAATCGGGAAGACCTGATCCATACCGATACGGAAAAATGGTGGTTCGCAATGGTTGGTACGTTTGGCGGGTCAAGAACCCCAATCCCAAGTGGAAAGACCAATTCAAATGGCATGCTATCACGATACTTTTGATACTGGTACGATTTAGTAATATAGTAAGTACGGATAAGAAAAAAGAGGCTTGGAGCGAAGCTTTAGGACGAACAGTAGGATGGTGGAGTTTGTTTATTAATAAACCACAACATACTAATTAA
- a CDS encoding N-acetylneuraminate synthase family protein, with protein MLKKNEYKAPYIIAEIGCNHKGDMEIAKELIKIAKIFCHVDAVKFQKRNNKELLTEAQYNAPHPNESNAYGSTYGAHREFLEFNVNQHAELKKYCEEVGVAYSTSVWDATSAREIVSLNPEFIKIPSACNNNYEMLGWLCDHYQGEIHISTGMTTKAEIADLFQFFVQKNRNKDLVLYNCTSGYPVPFEDVCLLDIHFLQQQYGAQVKHIGFSGHHLGIAVDVAAYALGANIIERHYTLDRTWKGTDHAASLEPMGLRKLCRDLKAVHAALDYKQTDILPIEQVQRDKLKNKKI; from the coding sequence ATGTTAAAAAAGAATGAGTACAAAGCCCCATATATCATTGCCGAGATTGGTTGCAACCACAAAGGTGATATGGAAATTGCCAAAGAGTTGATTAAAATCGCCAAGATTTTTTGTCATGTGGATGCCGTCAAATTTCAAAAAAGAAACAATAAGGAATTATTAACCGAAGCGCAATACAATGCGCCACATCCTAATGAGTCGAATGCTTATGGCAGTACTTATGGGGCGCATCGGGAGTTCTTGGAATTTAATGTAAACCAACATGCAGAACTAAAAAAATACTGTGAGGAAGTGGGCGTGGCGTATTCAACCTCCGTCTGGGATGCTACTTCAGCCAGAGAGATAGTCTCCCTAAATCCTGAATTTATAAAAATCCCTTCGGCCTGCAATAATAATTATGAGATGTTAGGATGGTTGTGTGATCATTATCAAGGTGAAATACACATTTCGACCGGAATGACGACCAAAGCGGAAATAGCCGATTTATTTCAATTTTTTGTCCAAAAAAATCGAAATAAAGACTTGGTATTATATAATTGCACTTCGGGTTATCCGGTGCCTTTTGAAGACGTCTGTTTGTTGGATATTCATTTCTTGCAACAACAGTATGGAGCGCAAGTAAAACACATCGGTTTTTCAGGTCATCATCTGGGAATAGCGGTAGATGTTGCGGCCTATGCTTTGGGAGCAAATATTATCGAGCGGCATTATACATTGGATAGAACATGGAAAGGGACAGATCATGCTGCTTCCTTGGAACCTATGGGATTGCGAAAATTATGTCGTGATTTGAAAGCGGTACATGCTGCTTTGGATTATAAACAAACCGATATTTTGCCTATTGAGCAAGTGCAAAGAGATAAATTAAAAAATAAAAAAATATAA
- a CDS encoding GIY-YIG nuclease family protein: protein MKFYYVYILLCNDNSLYVGITSDVERRVMEHNAGKYPEAYTHSRRPVSLVFYQDFTDANQAIEFEKKLKKWSRIKKQALIDGDFDRLQNLSECRNATHHKYNPDNEKN from the coding sequence ATGAAATTCTATTATGTATATATTCTTCTGTGCAATGATAATTCTTTGTATGTTGGAATAACTTCAGATGTAGAAAGAAGAGTGATGGAACACAATGCTGGTAAATACCCGGAAGCCTATACACATAGTAGAAGGCCGGTAAGTTTAGTTTTTTATCAGGATTTTACAGATGCCAATCAGGCAATTGAGTTTGAGAAGAAATTAAAAAAATGGAGTAGAATAAAAAAACAGGCGTTGATAGATGGGGATTTCGATAGATTGCAAAATTTATCAGAATGTAGAAATGCAACGCATCATAAATATAATCCAGATAATGAAAAAAATTAG
- a CDS encoding glycosyltransferase family 4 protein — protein MKIAFLTPEYPHAKVRNAAGLGTSIEHLVSALVSKGVAVTVFVYAQEKSEIFIEKGIAFHLIEDKKYPFAKWFFYRKYIQKYCNRIIKKEKIELLEAPDWTGITAFMNFNVPLVIRFHGSDTYFCHLEKRKQKLKNYWFEKWAVHKATAYIAPTRFAGALSAKLFGIKNKTIQTIHYGLGLENFENSNPESYEKGLILYVGTLIRKKGVLELPGIFNLVRQQYPEAKLILIGGDARDIETQSNSTWELLKKKFDAEDLKKVSYLGAIAYQEVQHHIKKAQLCVFPTFAETLGMVTIESMALQKPVVNSNMGWSKELIVDGESGFLVNPKDAVLFAEKILALIKDPVLSQSIGKEARIRVEKLFDIEQVVQENIAFYQSLIN, from the coding sequence ATGAAAATAGCTTTTCTAACCCCTGAATATCCGCATGCTAAAGTAAGGAATGCTGCTGGTTTAGGAACCAGTATCGAACATCTTGTTTCGGCTTTAGTAAGCAAAGGTGTTGCGGTAACGGTATTTGTTTATGCTCAGGAAAAATCCGAAATTTTTATCGAAAAAGGGATTGCTTTTCATCTGATTGAAGACAAAAAATACCCTTTTGCCAAATGGTTTTTCTATAGAAAGTATATTCAAAAGTATTGTAACAGGATTATAAAGAAAGAAAAAATCGAGCTATTGGAAGCGCCCGACTGGACTGGGATTACGGCTTTTATGAATTTCAATGTTCCTCTGGTGATTCGTTTTCATGGCAGTGATACTTATTTTTGTCATTTGGAAAAAAGAAAACAAAAACTAAAAAATTATTGGTTTGAAAAATGGGCTGTTCATAAAGCGACCGCTTATATCGCGCCCACTCGTTTTGCCGGAGCGCTCTCGGCAAAATTATTTGGAATTAAAAACAAAACGATACAAACAATTCATTATGGATTAGGACTCGAAAACTTTGAAAATTCAAATCCGGAAAGCTATGAAAAAGGGCTGATTCTATATGTGGGTACTCTTATCAGGAAGAAAGGAGTTCTGGAACTTCCCGGAATTTTTAATCTGGTGCGGCAGCAGTATCCCGAAGCCAAATTAATCCTTATTGGAGGAGATGCCAGGGATATTGAAACCCAATCCAATTCCACTTGGGAGCTGTTGAAGAAAAAATTCGATGCGGAAGATCTTAAAAAAGTGAGTTATTTGGGAGCAATAGCCTACCAAGAAGTGCAGCATCATATCAAAAAAGCACAGCTTTGCGTGTTTCCTACCTTTGCAGAAACTTTAGGGATGGTTACCATTGAATCGATGGCCTTGCAGAAACCAGTGGTGAACAGCAATATGGGATGGTCAAAAGAATTGATTGTAGATGGTGAAAGTGGATTTCTGGTGAATCCTAAAGATGCTGTTTTATTTGCCGAAAAAATACTAGCTTTGATAAAGGATCCGGTTTTGAGCCAATCCATTGGTAAAGAAGCAAGGATAAGGGTGGAAAAGCTTTTTGATATAGAGCAAGTCGTCCAAGAGAATATAGCATTTTATCAATCCTTAATTAACTAA
- a CDS encoding GIY-YIG nuclease family protein: MTNNLKVRLEQHHQNIIRGNKTFASKYNIEFLVYYEKFTWLQLAIVREKKLNLIRSFNANFEFLNGRFAGPDVIPPASE; this comes from the coding sequence ATGACAAATAATCTAAAAGTAAGATTAGAGCAGCATCATCAAAATATAATTCGTGGGAATAAAACATTTGCTTCTAAGTATAATATTGAGTTTTTAGTTTATTATGAAAAATTTACATGGTTACAATTGGCAATTGTAAGAGAAAAGAAATTAAATTTAATACGTTCATTTAATGCAAATTTTGAATTTTTGAATGGACGTTTTGCTGGCCCAGATGTGATTCCTCCTGCGTCGGAATGA
- a CDS encoding glycosyltransferase family 2 protein, which produces MEVSILIVTKNRPDELEITLNKLSVLLDLSIQEVLVFVDGCKKTEVLIEKYPWVKWEISEISISASPARNELYKKAKGVFFIGLDDDSHPLNEDFITKIKSIFLSDTRIGIIAFQEIRGVFVSDKESLEKAEAEIENYKTNDFVGCGFAIRKEIYEKTNGFPVWIDIYGEESCLSIEVLDLGYEIYYDNTIIVNHRVNKKKRLTQGRNYFRFEKQLKNTIFYYVVYFPNPILKIIRLLFHNFKKYALHDFKYFQLFWKSIFNTCKEIFHVLKYRKPVQKSTLRKLKTIKGIKY; this is translated from the coding sequence ATGGAAGTATCGATACTAATTGTAACAAAGAACAGACCGGATGAACTGGAAATCACCTTAAACAAATTATCTGTATTATTAGATTTATCTATTCAAGAAGTCTTAGTTTTTGTTGACGGTTGCAAAAAAACGGAAGTTTTAATTGAAAAATATCCATGGGTAAAATGGGAAATTTCTGAAATAAGTATCAGTGCTTCTCCTGCAAGAAATGAGTTGTATAAAAAGGCAAAAGGTGTTTTTTTTATAGGTTTAGATGATGATTCACATCCTTTGAATGAAGATTTTATTACTAAAATCAAATCTATTTTTTTATCAGACACAAGAATTGGTATTATTGCTTTTCAAGAAATTAGAGGTGTTTTCGTATCGGATAAAGAATCCTTAGAAAAGGCGGAAGCCGAAATTGAAAATTACAAAACAAATGATTTTGTGGGATGTGGCTTCGCTATTCGAAAAGAAATTTATGAGAAAACCAATGGTTTCCCTGTTTGGATAGATATTTATGGTGAAGAATCTTGTTTGTCTATTGAAGTGTTAGATTTAGGTTATGAAATTTACTATGATAATACAATAATAGTGAATCATAGAGTGAACAAAAAAAAACGTTTAACACAGGGCAGAAATTATTTTCGATTTGAAAAGCAACTAAAAAATACTATCTTTTATTATGTGGTTTATTTTCCAAATCCAATACTGAAAATTATAAGATTGCTATTTCATAATTTCAAAAAATATGCTCTACATGATTTTAAGTATTTTCAGTTGTTTTGGAAATCAATTTTTAATACTTGCAAAGAAATATTTCATGTCCTAAAATATAGGAAACCAGTTCAAAAAAGCACTTTGCGAAAATTAAAAACTATAAAAGGAATAAAATATTAG
- a CDS encoding MBOAT family O-acyltransferase gives MFFNSLSFAIFLPIVFVLYWFVFNKTKSSQNLLLIVASYYFYSCWDWRFLFLLIFSTFLDYYTGIRIEKSETEKGRKFWFWLSIIVNLGFLGIFKYYNFFAASFSELLNGFGLKTSPLLLNVILPVGISFYTFHGLSYVIDIYYKRIKAEYNFVDYSLFVSYFPLLVAGPIERATHLLPEVKVKRTFNFNQAKEGVYQIIWGLVKKVVIADSCATYANAIFDNYESMNSLSLVLGAFYFAFQIYGDFSGYSDMALGMSKLFGLELLRNFNFPYFSRDIAEFWRRWHISLSSWFRDYVYIPLGGSKGSKLKQLRNVFVIFLLSGFWHGANWTFIAWGFINALYFLPLLLLNKNRSNIETVSLNWNLDSLKVIFSMLSTFALTCLAWVFFRAESINVAFDYIGRVFSNRSFVSQYLKNERYSYEIIILIIAFIWVEWNSRTKLEPISGRFSGLKVALCIMAIVALGTYSDYKEFIYFQF, from the coding sequence ATGTTTTTTAACTCCCTATCTTTCGCTATATTCCTGCCAATAGTATTTGTGCTCTACTGGTTTGTTTTTAATAAAACCAAAAGCAGTCAGAACCTTTTGTTAATCGTAGCCAGTTATTATTTTTATTCCTGTTGGGATTGGCGGTTCCTGTTTTTATTGATTTTCTCCACTTTTTTGGATTATTATACCGGAATCCGAATCGAAAAAAGCGAGACAGAAAAAGGACGGAAATTTTGGTTTTGGCTGAGTATCATTGTCAATCTGGGTTTTCTGGGTATTTTTAAATACTATAATTTTTTTGCAGCCTCGTTTTCGGAATTATTGAATGGTTTTGGTCTAAAAACCAGTCCTTTATTGCTGAATGTTATCCTTCCCGTTGGGATTTCTTTTTATACTTTTCACGGCTTATCCTATGTGATTGATATTTATTACAAACGAATCAAGGCGGAATATAATTTTGTTGATTATTCGCTTTTTGTGAGTTATTTTCCATTATTAGTGGCGGGACCTATAGAGCGGGCAACACATTTATTGCCGGAAGTAAAGGTCAAAAGAACTTTCAATTTCAATCAAGCCAAAGAGGGAGTTTATCAAATTATCTGGGGATTGGTCAAGAAAGTGGTTATCGCAGATAGTTGTGCTACCTATGCCAATGCCATTTTTGACAATTATGAATCGATGAATTCGTTGTCATTAGTATTGGGAGCCTTTTATTTTGCTTTCCAGATTTATGGGGATTTTTCGGGTTATTCGGATATGGCTTTGGGAATGTCTAAATTGTTTGGACTGGAATTGTTACGCAATTTCAATTTCCCATATTTCTCCAGAGACATTGCCGAGTTTTGGCGTCGTTGGCATATTTCCTTGTCATCCTGGTTTCGCGATTATGTCTATATTCCGTTAGGAGGCAGTAAAGGCAGCAAGTTGAAACAGCTACGCAATGTATTTGTCATTTTCCTATTGAGTGGTTTTTGGCATGGAGCCAATTGGACTTTTATAGCCTGGGGTTTTATCAATGCATTGTACTTTTTGCCGTTGTTGCTACTCAATAAGAACAGATCCAATATAGAAACGGTTAGTTTGAATTGGAATTTGGATTCGTTAAAAGTGATATTCAGTATGCTCAGTACCTTTGCTTTAACTTGCTTGGCTTGGGTGTTTTTCAGGGCCGAATCGATCAATGTTGCTTTCGATTATATAGGAAGGGTTTTTAGCAATCGAAGCTTTGTGTCACAATATTTGAAAAATGAGCGATACAGTTATGAAATCATAATTTTGATAATAGCTTTTATTTGGGTCGAATGGAATAGCCGAACAAAGCTCGAACCCATTTCGGGAAGATTCAGTGGGCTTAAAGTTGCCCTGTGTATTATGGCTATTGTCGCTTTGGGAACCTATTCGGATTATAAAGAATTCATCTATTTTCAGTTTTGA